From the Candoia aspera isolate rCanAsp1 chromosome 3, rCanAsp1.hap2, whole genome shotgun sequence genome, the window ACCGGGAGCCTGTGCCCTAGATGAATTGCCCGCCCCGCCGCTCCCGTTCTGTGCCCATCTTCCAGCCCGCCTAAAAGGAGGCGGAATCCTTCGGCTATCTCGGCTGGCCAGACAGGGCCGTTTCCTTCCCACGTCCGGGCTTTGCTCCCGGCGCACCGAGGCACTTGTTGCAGCTCCTCGCTGGGGTTCGGGCGGCTTCAGAAGACTTTCCTCCCTCCAGAATAGCGGCGGCTGCTCAAAATTGTAAGCCAGCCGAGCTCGATCGCAGCAACCCCCTCAGGGCGCAGCCGCCGCAGGGCCCCGCTCTGCTCCTTCCCCGCGCGTGCTTCTGGGCCAGAAGAAAACGGGTTATTAGAAGCACCTCTGGCCCACCTAGCCTAATCTATGATCAGCTCCGTGTGTGTCTCATCTTACCGTGGGCGCAAATCGGGGAATAAGCCACCCTCCAAAACATGCCTGAAGGAAGAGATGGGCAAAGGAGAGGAGTCAGACAAGATCACGATCAACGTGGGGGGCACCCGGCATGAGACGTACAAGAGTACTTTGCGCACCCTGCCAGGAACCCGCCTGGCCTGGCTGGCGGATCCCGATGCCCAGAGCAATTTTGACTTTGACGGGCAAAGCAATGAGTTTTTCTTTGACCGTCACCCAGGCATTTTCTCCTATGTGTTGAACTATTACCGCACGGGCAAACTACACTGCCCAGCAGACATTTGTGGGCCCCTCTTTGAAGAAGAGCTCACCTACTGGGGCATTGACGAGACTGATGTGGAGCCCTGCTGCTGGATGACTTATCGCCAACACCGCGATGCTGAGGAAGCCCTGGATATCTTCGAGAGCCCTGAGCCTGGCAGTGGGTTGGCTGGGGAGGAGACTGAGGATGAAGGGGCCCGGGAAATGACCCTTCAACACCTGGGCATGGAGGATAGGCCTCCTGGGGCTGGAGGAAGTGGCTGTTGCCGCAACTGGCAGCCCAAGATGTGGGCACTTTTTGAGGATCCCTATTCATCAAGGGCAGCCCGGGTGAGTCACTAAGAGGGCTGGGGATGGGTGACCGCAGTGCACCAGTTTCCTAGGGTGGGTGGGTATGAGCTCCCCTTCTAATGTATAGAATACAATTTGGTGGCCTTCTGATATGTAGGACTGCAAGTCTCATCATTCCTAGGCAGCCTTGTCAGTGACCAATTTGATGGGGGTGAAGGGCAGTGTGTTGTAGCATATCTGATCCGGGAAGGTTGAATTAGTCCCTGGAGTTTTGTGgcatgcaacaacaacaaaaaagccccCCTCCCCATACAAAAGTATGTTTCTTTGGGGATTTAGTAGTTGCTTTACATTTCAAGCTCTCCTCAAAAGTTTTCAGTGGAGCTCTTCACCCTGAGAGTGACCCCCTCTTGCTTTTCTGCTCCTTCTCTTCTCTTATTTTCCACTTTATTTGCCCTTGCTGATACAGGTAACATGTCTTGCTCTCTTCTTTTTCATTGTGCAAGTGTGTTTCTTTATTGTGCATGAGGAATACCTAGCTGTTTTATATTCCCAGGTTATTTATCACTACTGTACAACTTTCTGCAGACAAGAACAGAGCTTGTATTTAGGGGTCTCTTTGCAGGAATTGGAAAAATCTGCTTACCGTAATACCCTAGAACAGattcttttttctccccttgaATCCAACATTTGAAAGAGTTTGGGGAAAGCCTGATAAAAGTTTTCCCCCCTGTATATCCTACTTTTTAGCTGTATGATTGCCAGGTGCTCTGAATTTACTAATGGTATAAGATCTAGTGTATATCAGGATGGGAGTGGATCCCTGGGTGTTAGCCAGACATTTCTAATTCTCCATTGttaaacaataataacaataaaatgatTTTTCCCTGAAATTAGGTGGCTAAAATACAAGAAAGGTTTGTGTAGTCATGAGTGGGCTTTTGCATAAAAGAACCGTGATCTGAGTTAAATTTGGGTACAGAAAATTTCCTCCTAGGCTGAGAGACATCCTATTACTTAATTTTAGGTCTCCTTTCAACAGGGCCCCATCAAGAAAGATCATTTGTCCAAGTCTGCTTATCTCCAACAAACATCTTTCTCTTGTGTCTGCATGTATACAGAAGTCCATGTATAtgcactcacatacacacaaacaacaaaagtaaaaaaaaaaacttactagACTTACTTTTGCCCTTCCCTTTATTTCTTTCTACTGTGCTATGTGAGGTTTTCCTATAGTTTCCCCATAACTGCATGAATTTACCTGTTTTAAAACACTTCTTTTGTGCATATTAATAGAAATATATCCATTTCATTCCCAATCAAGCCCATGAGAATTAATAATGGGCAATGTCCACACTTTTTTGCTCTTccttataaactttttttttaataagctcaTCTTTGCCATACAGGCATACTCTTTATTTTATATGCAAGAAACAAACATCTATATACCTGTTTTCTTAGTCACATGGTATACATACATGCTGGCATACATATTCTGAGCTTTCCATTTTGTATAGAACACTTGGGATGAAGAACATATTAAGATTTAAAAGTGCGAACTCTGAACCTAGTTTTGCCCCTCATATAGTTCACCTCAAAATGTATATGCCATGGGGAGGGTTAACTGGGAAGTGCCAATAAAATTtatccaaaatattttctttcaggcGGACAATTTAGGCAGTCATATCctcaaaaaatacattttagatgGAATTTATACCCTGTTTAGGTCTCAGAGGTCTTAGATTTCCAAAGCTACTCTCTGTTTATGAGAAGGTATAAACAGATTTGTTGAAAACAACATCCTGGGATTTTTCTGTATCAGTTTTGCCAGAATCTTGccttctttagaaaaaaaaaaatcagtcattgATCTCCATGGCCTGGCAATAAAATGATCATCATAGGTGAGAAATTAACAGTTTTGCTAGTAATAATCATCAGTATCAAGCAAGTGGAGAGCGAGGACAGCCTCCTCCCAGCTTGTTATGAATCTATGAAAACATGACCATTTCCGTTTTCCCTCAGTAGCTAAGTACCTTTTTaaaccttcctttttctttttaaaggaaagtatCAGTGTTATTATTTAAGCAAAAATTTCAACCTGTTGGAGAAGATAAAGATAAATGGCCCAATGTCAAGGTCAGAGAAAGAATCTGGAAAGAAATGTGGCTCTCCCAGGCACAGAGCCATTACGTAAGAGCATCCAGTGTTGTCTAAATTAAAGGAGACAAAATATATATTAGCATTTGGCCAGCATGTCCTGGTTGATTCCATTGCACTCTACAAGAATTGACAACAGTTGGCGATAGAGGTTCaattcttcttcatttccaggcTTCCTTCCAACTATGATAAAGATTCTCATGGAGTGCAAATGGTACAGTACAACTGATTTTAAAATCTAGAAAAATTCAGCAAGGTTATCCCAACATTTATCAAGTACCTATTCTAATATCAATGCTGGATTTAAAAAGAGTGTTTAAACAGTGCATGAAACATGAATGGGATATCTTGCGAAGTGTTTTTATACTTAGGTAGTGCAGAAATACTCTTTTTCCTAAGAGGTTTTGctgtaaaggaaagaaatatgaaTACCTTGTGACAGCCTCATCCCCAAATGTTTCCACAAAAATATATCTGTTTGTTCATAAACTCACTGTGGTTGCCTGTCCCTCCCCACATCCCTCAGCACACAACAGCCATTTTGTTGACTCCCACCTCTCTTCATCttcctgtagagcagtgtttttcaaacttggcaacttgaagatgtgtgaacttcaactcccagaattccctagccagcatgctggctgggggattctgggaattgaagtccacacatcttcaagttgccatgtttgaaaaacactgccatagagccACAGAGGACAGAACATAACCTGCCAGACAGAATCTCAAAAAGCCTCTATCATCACCCTGATTGTGGGCTAGTTTCCCTGAATTGGCCTGCAGGAAGAAAAACACTCCCATCTTCTTGGCAAGGGAAACAAACCCTTACAGTAATGAGGTGGAAAAGCAACAGTGAAGGAAACAGCTGTCCCTAATCATGAGGAGCTCAACAGGGGGTTGATGGAGGCCCAGAAGTGGAAGATGGCAGGGACAGGAACTTAAGGCATATCTTTGGCATCCAGGACAAGCAAGCAGGATGGGCAGACCACAGAAAAGAGAGCAGCAAACATCATCCTGCTCTTTCATCATCTATATCAAATATGCAAGTAGGGCTCTCCGGTAGTGTTGTTAGGAGCCTGTTTGTTTACATTTAGGGGCAAGTGCATGAAAGGTTTCAGACTTTCGGCATGGGGGCACTATAGATGGTCTTTCCTCCCCCTTGGTGTCCTTGATGGTTGTGATTCCAGAACTCCAGGGGTGAGTTCTATAATGGAGAATCTAGCTTTTCCAGCAGCTCTACAgacactttcctttttcctggagTAAGCTGGGCCATTCGCCACACTTTTTGACTGGGTGAGGACATTTACATGACGCAGATGGTGAGGGAAAGGCCTGTTAACCCAAAACAAACCTGGACTGATTGAGGTTAACGCTGCCCCTCCATTATCACACAATTGCCTGGGTTGAGATGATCACGCAACTCAACTCTGCACACAATCCAATTAAGCATGTTGGAGgttatggtgtgtgtgtgggggtgcacGTGTGTTCCTGAGAATTGGACTATGGTTTGAGTAATGATTAGTGAAGGACATTTTATAACTATAACAGGAAGgaaatttatttacaggaagtacagggataggcaaagcctagaacctagctaactacatcctaccaggGGGAGAGTCCAGGAGCATGTGATCTGCATATTGTGTGCCtgagaagaaacagaaggaagtgaccttTAATTAACCATCGCATAATCAGAGCAGGCAGAGTACTAGACCAAGAAGGGACACAGTAAATCCTTAATTTTCTATCTACACCCTACTGCCTACTTGTGGCCACTAGGTTATGAGGCATTGAAGAGTCAGCACCATTGGATTTAGACCTCCAGCAGTTCCAAACCTAACTTACAGATTCATTGTGAAATGATTGTAAATCAAGTCACAGTGTTCTTTGAAGACCACATTGGCTTCAGGTGAATGCATGTCTGGCAGAGGAGGATTCACTGCTTTTTGCCAGGAAGAAGTCATGCGCTCCTGTGGTGTTGAAGAAACAACATGCAGAGAGTAGCGTTACAGTGACCTGTAATTTGGAACATAAAATGCAACAGACTGATTCCCAAATGAAAGTGGTTCTTTTACCTCAGTTACTCCCAATTATGGCAGATACTGGTTTTGCTTCCAATGCTGGAGGTAACTACAATTTCTGTAAAGACAGAGTTGCATTAAGAGTTTAGGTCTTTAGAGGCACCAATAGAGGCGCACATACTTACCCTGCCATCATTGGGCAAATGGGTTGAGGGTAATGGTGATGCAGGGAGCTTCTCACAGAATGGATGGAAATAGTGTGATGTTGTACAGTAGCTCAGAATGCCAGGGAAATTCAGATTCAATCTCCCTTTCACTCATTAATTTTATTGGGTAAACCAAAGTAGCTATGCTCTCCCAAGTTAATATAATGTATATCACAGGTTACGATTGGTCTATCCTGAATATCTTGAAGCAATAGTaaggaacaaaataataaatgcaaacaTAAATTTATTGGTTGATTAACCCTGGTTTGATCAAAGTAACGGTCTGCTTGATGGCTACAGTCACTGTCTATGCAGTTTCTCCGAGACATCAGACCTGCTGGAGAAGAAAGACATGTCCGTGCACTGCATGTATTGAACCCAGCAAACTCCTTTGGAGTGAGAGTTtatgggagagctgggggtgagTCAGTTGAATGTTTATCTCAGAAAAGGCAACTCAGTCCAGGTGCTGAGAGATCTGGGGAAAATACTTTTTGCCTTAATTAGCTCAGTGTaacaaagcctgggaaaatattATTACAGGGTTCAAGATTCTGTATTAATCTTGAACTAGTATTAAATATAACTTACTGAAATCCATGTCATTCTTGGTTCCTTGGTCTTGccgtgtgtgagtgtgtgtgcgtgcgcttAACGCTTAATCAACAAGAATGTGCATAAGCTTAGACCCACCACTTCATAGAATCATTGAGTTGGAGTAGATCATCTAGGCCTTCAAGTCCAACCACCTTTTCAGTATGGGATCTCCAGAACTGAACATGTTGAATTTCCAATCCCTCTCCCATCGAAGCACTGACCAGCCCCAACCCTGTTTAACTGCAGCAGAATAATTAcatcttggctggctggggaattctgggagttgaagtccatacatcttcaagctgccaaggttgagaaacactgctgtagagattCTAATGTTCTAGAGATTCTCCAGGGTGAGGATTTGCAAGATACTAATAATTTGTCCAATAAATTTTGCAAGATGCCAAAAGCTGTTTTAGAAAATGAGAAGAAGTGACTTGACCTTCCCATGGACCAAGGTCTTTCCTTTAGCAAACACTGGCTGGTTTCACACCTGATTTGCTTAATTGTAGTTTGTTGAATGGACcatagttggctgggttcacagttCATAATAAATCTTGAATTATAATTCACAAATCatttggctgaattcacacaacatcaAAACCaaacatattatggcttagcatgttggatAAACCTGGCTATCCAACATACGGATTGAGGAAATGGGAGAATGAGTATAGTCTCATGTTTCAGTGAAAACTGATTGATCTATGAAATGATTTGACAGCAAATGAGCAGTGGTTACTTTTTGGTAAGGAAAGTGCCAGGTCTCAGTTCTGCCAGGGGGCATGACTTCTAATTTGTGCATCTTGCTCCTAATCCTAGATTGTGAGAATCGGTTATGGTCCCACCATGTAATGAGAGATAGACTTCTAGGGCATTTTTGATATCTTTTGggagtcaagcctgacttgaagacgactttccttttttttgtcaTCAGGCTTTTAACTGTTCATTAATTTTAGTCTtgattttaaaaccttttaatattttgtacGATAGTCATTCTTAGCCACTGAAGTAGAAAGACAGCATATACATGAATTAAATGGAAACAGTTAAGACTCATATACAGAGTACCACTCATTTTAAATGTGTACACAAATGTACAGTAATATTTCTACACGAAGGTTAAAAACAATGCTCCACCATGATTTAAATATTGCAGTGATCACAATGCTTGATTATATTGAACTTCCCTTTTTAACTATCCAGTTTATAATGGTGGGGGAGAGCTATTACATCAGTTCTGTCCAACTTTTCCCTTTAGATCAAAAACACCTCTGTAacacaatgctttttttttttttacggtaCTGATTTGCCGGATGTCCAGCACATCCCAGGCAGTGATAGCTTCATCACTGTTTATTTGTAAGTTAGCAAGCCTGTTTATGCCATGCAGGTAATGTGTCATAGCAAACAAGTGGTCTCATTTGCCTTGCTGAAGCAGTTTGAGTGTCCATAGAACCACTTTGGGTCATGCTGTTGGGCATGTGCTTCCAGGCTGTGTGGCTTTGGAACTGCCCACTGCATGAGCCACTCAGACTGGTCCTTTGGCACACAAGTTTTTGGTAGGTGGTTCAGAGGAGCAAACAGCTTTGGATCTGTCACGTCTTCCTTTGTGCAGGATGTGCCATTTGTCTCCTCTGGATTACTCACCAAAGCTTTTGATAAGCAGTTTGTATATGAGCGGTGGCTCCTCTGCAGTTCTTGTTGAAAGTGGAGGCAAATAGCAAATGAAAGAGCATTGCCACATACCAGAGGGGGGTACAGTCCAGGCTGGCCTCCTTCAGCTGTCACTGCAGGCAATCCTGAGGTCTTTGCTGAAGCCACCCAGCTAGAAGCATATTGGCTAGGACTGTGCAGATATGGCAGAAGAAGGCTAAGAAGGGCTCTAAAGCAAAATGAGATGAAGCAACCCCATTGTTTCACGTTATGTCATTCCTCGAAGTGAGGGGACCATGTTGCTTTACAAAGCATCTTTGAGGGTGTGCTTCATTGAAACCTTCAGCGAAGCACTCCTTTGAAGCTTTGCTCAGCCCTTAAATTAAATTGATAGTATTCTGAATTGATTGCTGTAATAAGGCTATTCACAAGTCCCCATTGGTTCAGAAGAGGACAACTAAATTATTGGGTTTAAAGGACCAATTTACACCAGAATTCTTCAGCTAACAAGGAGTGTTCAGTGCATACTCCTCTGATTGTATGCTGTGACTCCTCTTATAAACAAAGATGGCTTAAAAACCACAGCTTTGTCCAGTGTTTGTTTATGGTGCTCTCTGGCTCTGGCTTGTTCATTTGGCTTTTTGTGGCTTGTTTTGACAGTAAGAAATCAAAGTTCCTGGATCAGACAACATACCAAATTGCAGATGGATGGAATTGTCCATGGTTTATTAACTGTACTGGTAGCAGGAGGAACAAGTAGATATTGCTCATTTTGGCAAATTCTGGTTTAGTGTGCCATATGAATATGATGGTTAGCTTGTTTTCAGGTTGAAGAGATGAGCTTTGATTTATAAATACTAATTGTTTGGAGgtcagggaaagaaagaaaattagagcCCTAATATGCCTTCATCTCATATTAAATTGTTTTCTTCCCACTGACTGAAACTCTTAGAAATGATCACAGGGAAGTCACAATGTTTAGGAAAGCAATTTTTTTGCCACTACTTCTGATACGTGTTTCTCTAGTAGTAAAATATATGTTCTGCTAAAATTCTGTTCTCCTTTCTTATGATGAAAATACATTCCTAATTGTGTACTTTACTGAGCAATAATTGTTTTTTAATACACCATTCAGAATTTATGGGGATCAGCATTGCTCCAGAGATCTAAATGGAATCCTCTCTCAAGGAATATTTGTTTCCAGAGTGATCCTTAAAATTCACTTGATCCTGGCTGCTTGTTCTGTTTTGATTTAAGATCCTGGGCTGAACATCTAATGGATTATCTTTAGTGCTGCTGATTTtagattaattttaaattaaaaaaaatatggaagtgtGCTGAATTAGCAGAATTATTTTCACCTGCTCTTTTACATAAGCgtatttactttaaaaagaagaccatgttgttttatggttattttttggTAAGCTACTTTGTGGGGGCTTGGAGGAAAAGATAGCAGAGAGATAAGTGAAATTACTGACATTCTTTCATGCAGCTGTACCTGCAGACTAACATTTCCATCCAGAAAACAGGGTTTATTAATCTCCTTTTGAGTTGTTTTCCACAATATGCCACTGTAATGATTAGAGTTTAACCAGTGCCACAGAGGAGAATGAAAAAGCTCTTGGCAGCCATTGCCTTCTCAGCGTGCCGGTCGCTAATTCAGTAGGAATGTTGAGTAGACTGGTTTTTCAGATAAAGCATCCAGTGGCTTGAAGAAAATGGTGCATATTTGTGTGCGTGTGTTCATATTTGTTTTACATTTGTCCCAGTTACGCAGCTTTTGAAATATCCTGCATTTTGAGGAGCTGCAGCCAAGaattttttctttagaaaatagGCTGGAAATGCCATCAACTTGAGTGGTGCAATGTAAAATGACATCCTAAGCAAAGTAAATCCAaatggatgattttttaaaagtgtgtttaGGCATTATATTCTTAAAGTTTCAGTACAGTTTATGCATATTTGAATTAGATGAAGCTCCCCTGTATTtaatgggctttttaaaaatcagattaggTGTAGAGTTTGCATTTGATTGTTCTGTTATACAACCATTGATTGCATAATTGGAAATGGGACTTAGTTACTTAAGAGTAAGTTATGATATCATGTAAGAGATTATTATGGGGAGAAGATAGCAAACAATGACTCTGTATAAACTGAAATGAATTGGCATTTATTTCCATAACACAGAATAAAACAGCTTTGTTCAATAGCTACCAGCTTTTGCCTTTAGAAAATCCTCATTTTCAAAACTAGTTTGATTTGTGATGTGGGTGACTCTTGATCAGAGGAAGCAAACCTGCAGCTCCCTTGGGTATTTAATTAGTTTTACTATGTGTCCAAGCATAATATCCTTCCATGTGTActcaaaaagcaaaatgaaatatattaagtGATAAATGATCACTTTTTGTTAGTGATATGTCAGTTCCATCCAAAAGGCATGTTGTAGGTTTAACTATAAAAAGACTTTTATTCTTCTAAGTAACATGAAGATACCAATCAGTAGCAAATCAGTAAAACTACTATAGGGTAGCAAAAGGATTCATGGATTAACAAATAAGAAACATGATTTTGTTTCCTTGTTCTTTGGAATTGTCAAAGCTTCGCTGCCACTGTTAATGAAATAAAGTAGAGAAATAGCCATCCTGCATATTCATATAGGTGTTAATTCCTCTGTTGGCAAACTAATCTACAGaggaaaatgaacagaaatgaGGGTGAAGCACAAGCAAATATAAACAGTCACAGCTGGGCAATTGAgtttttctgtttattattaCTATCAGGGGAAAGTGTTAGATTAGCCTTTGGGATGGAAGGCAAACCAAATCTGCCAACAAGTGTTACTGTAGCCTATGAGATGGCAAACTTCATGTTGCAAAAGAACTGAACTGAATTAAGAGAACCTGAGTCTCATTTGCTCAGTCTGTATCTAACAACTGGGTAcaaacatatttattattatcCCTATTACACAATTTAGTGAAGCtaagttcaaaataaaatatatagcattAGAATGTGAATAACTCAGATGGGTAGATTGAAAACTGGGATCTTCCATTTTGATGGTCTAAAATGAATcataggaaagagaagaggaagacccTATAAACTGTGTAAGGATGTCTTTCAATGGTTATTTCTCCTCCTAGACTCAAATGAAGCATGCTTCTTTATTCTGGGCCTTCTTTGTAGTGATTAAAATGAAAGCGAGGGagagaataaaactgattttaaaacttGCAAGCTGGTGTCTTAGGTTGCTTTTCTTCTCCCATAGTTGTTTTAACCATTGAGcatatttttcccttcctttccagatCATTGCCTTTGCCTCGCTTTTTTTTATTCTGGTATCCATCACAACTTTTTGCCTGGAGACACATGAAGCCTTCATCATAGATACCAATGTGACTGAGACCCTAGTAGTGGGCAACACGACTGAAATTGTTGTGATGAACAAGACGGAGACAGAGCCTATCCTCACCTGTATTGAAGGGGTTTGTGTGCTGTGGTTCACTCTGGAGTTTCTGGTGCGCATTGTTTGCTGCCCGGATAAATTGATCTTCATTAAGAACCTTCTTAACATCATTGACTTTGTGGCCATTTTGCCCTTCTACCTGGAGGTGGGGCTCAGTGGCCTATCATCCAAGGCTGCACGGGACGTGCTGGGCTTCCTGAGGGTAGTTCGTTTTGTCAGGATCCTCCGGATCTTCAAGTTGACCCGCCATTTTGTGGGACTTCGGGTGTTGGGCCATACACTCCGGGCCAGTACCAATGAATTCCTCCTTCTCATCATCTTCCTGGCTCTAGGAGTTTTGATTTTTGCTACCATGATCTATTATGCTGAAAGGATTGGTGCCAAGCCATCTGATCCTAGTGGTAGTGACCACACTCACTTTAAGAATATTCCCATTGGGTTTTGGTGGGCAGTGGTAACCATGACAACTTTGGGTTATGGAGACATGTATCCCAAAACTTGGTCAGGCATGTTGGTGGGAGCTCTTTGTGCCCTGGCTggtgttcttaccattgctatgCCTGTTCCAGTTATTGTCAACAACTTTGGAATGTATTACTCGTTGGCCATGGCAAAGCAAAAGCtcccaaagaagaagaagaagcacaTACCCCGTCCAGCACCACTTGACTCTCCAACTTTCTGCAAATCAGAGGACAACTCACCTCACAACAGTATTCAGAGTTATAACAGTCCTCTGGCCTCAGCCACAGCAGCTGGGGTGATGGAGAGGAAAAGATCAGGTGAGATGGAAGATTTTGGGctaagcaaaacccagaaagagACAGAATTATAGCAATTGGAGACCGAGCATTTCTCCTTCTGAGTATAAGGTCTCATTCTGAAGCCTATATAGAACCTGATAGGCAACCTATTGCCCACCCTGTCTTTTGGACAATAGCGCCTGTAATTCCCAAATAGCCAATATTCTGGCTAGAATGCATGaagttattttctaaaatattggGAGAATCTAGGTTGTCATTCATTGCACTGCACAAAGGGTTAaactaaaattctttttaaatttcatatcggtttttttctttttgtttaaattaaaataccTTGTGATCTAGATCCTAGTATGGGGAAGATGGCTGTGGATGATCACTATGCAGcaacaaagagatgcagaaaagtttaactctttgctgccatctgtctATGGTCTATACTTTATACACCAGATACGTTAACCTTAGTTAAGCCAAGTATAGGCAACGTTTTAGTGGTTTGGGGTAACTCTTGACATTTTGGGGAGGATTCAGGGCCCATAGTTCACAGGGCTGAATTACATGGACAGGCCAGAACATTGTGAATGTTTCTGGCTTTGGGAGATAACATGATAAACTTATCTCAGATGTAATGTTATAATTTTCATGTGTTTCTCACCTCCAAATGGCAAGAAAACTCTCTACTGATTTTTGGCAACTGCAATGCTGAAATTTAATCCAGTAATTGGAAGAAGCACCGGGGGCTCAGAAAAGGGGCCTAGGAGTGGCTTGAGGTCTTTGATTCACATGTTGTCCACCTTCAGATTAAGCCAATCTCTCCCACTCATGCTTTTTCTCCATTAAAAAAGTAACCCCCTACCAGGGCTGCCAATGCTTCTGTTAGGAGTGGGATGAGGTAAGGGTTCAGCAGGAAAACATTAGGATATAGGAAGAAAAGGTTGAAAACCTATGCCATGCTCCTGATATTGCTAtgccaattttaaaaacaaaagaatcccACTTGTGGAAGCCAAAGATGTGTTTAATGTTTTGTGTGGCTTTTGTGAGGGCTGACAGCTTGAGCTTAAAACTGCCAAAGAAAATGCACAGTCTCTGAGTGCCTACTTCCTCTAATATGTAAAGTCACGCTCTTTGCAATCTAATGTTGCATTTAAGTGGTCTGTCATGCCTACTCTGTTTGAAGGATAGCTGTTCTTCTTAAGCATTGATTAACCATCTGACCTTTTCTACAGCAGTAAGTCTCTAAGGATTGTCTTTGGAATCCCAAAGTCAGCCAGGCAACCCTTAATGGTATGTTCTCTGGAGTGTGCAGCTTGTTAGCATGAAAAGTGGATGTTCATAGATGCAGGTGATGTATGTTCTGATTCCTGCTGTGCCTTCTGTTTCAGCAGTGGGTGGTTCTTAAGTTGTTTGTACT encodes:
- the KCNC4 gene encoding potassium voltage-gated channel subfamily C member 4 — protein: MISSVCVSSYRGRKSGNKPPSKTCLKEEMGKGEESDKITINVGGTRHETYKSTLRTLPGTRLAWLADPDAQSNFDFDGQSNEFFFDRHPGIFSYVLNYYRTGKLHCPADICGPLFEEELTYWGIDETDVEPCCWMTYRQHRDAEEALDIFESPEPGSGLAGEETEDEGAREMTLQHLGMEDRPPGAGGSGCCRNWQPKMWALFEDPYSSRAARIIAFASLFFILVSITTFCLETHEAFIIDTNVTETLVVGNTTEIVVMNKTETEPILTCIEGVCVLWFTLEFLVRIVCCPDKLIFIKNLLNIIDFVAILPFYLEVGLSGLSSKAARDVLGFLRVVRFVRILRIFKLTRHFVGLRVLGHTLRASTNEFLLLIIFLALGVLIFATMIYYAERIGAKPSDPSGSDHTHFKNIPIGFWWAVVTMTTLGYGDMYPKTWSGMLVGALCALAGVLTIAMPVPVIVNNFGMYYSLAMAKQKLPKKKKKHIPRPAPLDSPTFCKSEDNSPHNSIQSYNSPLASATAAGVMERKRSDTKQNGDANVVLSDEEQPLSSPQEEKQLMRRSSTRDKNKKAATCFLLSTGDFSCAADGSIRKGLLNPQ